In Pelmatolapia mariae isolate MD_Pm_ZW linkage group LG8, Pm_UMD_F_2, whole genome shotgun sequence, one genomic interval encodes:
- the zgc:112496 gene encoding uncharacterized protein zgc:112496, with amino-acid sequence MSALFACEEPAAWRKVYEKYWDVVEAKAKVKKPGKLLDLERWYQQELPSLISSRPDKHVSLSELKKLMEWKLTRGKFRPRLQQLVASNSEDEVEKCSRKAFSLLPDVQAAIAELSSLKGVGPATASAVLAAGAPEQAAFMSDEAMESVPGLKPIQYTAKHYTVYLEKMTERTEKLNRVDPLQDWTPHRLELCLWAMSIATQLHLQLLKDIDVRGSAVGKKCSDSEADQRPTKKLKSA; translated from the exons ATGAGCGCTCTGTTTGCCTGTGAGGAGCCAGCCGCATGGAGGAAAGTGTATGAGAAATACTGGGATGTAGTGGAGGCCAAGGCCAAAGTCAAGAAACCTGGGAAGCTGCTGGACCTTGAGCGGTG GTACcaacaggagctgccctcactGATTTCAAGTCGGCCTGACAAACACGTCTCTCTATCAGAGCTAAAGAAACTGATGGAGTGGAAGCTCACT AGAGGGAAGTTCAGGCCGAGGCTGCAGCAGCTGGTGGCTTCCAACAGCGAGGACGAGGTGGAGAAATGTTCCAGAAAGGCCTTCAGCCTTCTCCCTGACGTGCAGGCCGCCATCGCAGAGCTCAGCTCCCTGAAAGGAGTCGGCCCAGCCACTGCTTCAG CTGTGTTAGCAGCAGGAGCTCCAGAACAGGCTGCGTTCATGTCTGATGAAGCCATGGAGAGCGTACCGGGACTGAAGCCCATCCAGTACACCGCCAAGCACTACACAGTGTACCTGGAAAAGATGACTGAGAGGACCGAAAAACTAAACAGAG TGGATCCGCTGCAGGACTGGACGCCCCACAGGCTGGAGCTGTGTTTGTGGGCGATGAGCATAGCCACACAGCTGCATCTCCAACTTCTAAAGGACATCGATGTGAGGGGGAGCGCAGTGGGGAAGAAGTGCTCCGACAGTGAAGCTGACCAGAGACCAACAAAGAAACTCAAATCTGCATAA
- the wdr24 gene encoding GATOR2 complex protein WDR24: MEKMSRVTTALGSNAISGRTMFCHLDAPANAISVCRDATQVVVAGRNIFKIYALEEEQFVEKLNLRVGRKPSLNFSCADVMWHQMEENLLATAATNGAVVTWNLGKPSRNKQDQLFTEHKRTVNKVCFHPTEVYMLLSGSQDGFMKCFDLRKKESVSTFSGQSESVRDVQFSMKDYFTFAASFENGNVQLWDIRRPDRYERMFTAHTGPVFCCDWHPDDRGWLATGGRDKMVKVWDMTTNRAKEIYCVQTIASVARVKWRPERKFHLATCSMMVDHNIYVWDIRRPFIPFATFEEHKDVTTGIVWRHQHDPHFLLSGSKDSTLYQHMFKDATRPVDKANPEGLCFGLLGDLAFAAKESLITSDANRKPYPGGDRRYPMFFFKKPDPTEQFAHVSSALSVFETDLDSHRMDWFVKTAQLYLLSGKPFAELCDHNAKVAQELKRPQVSTTWTMLRIMFSDPANLATPGPNHNLGKLGTLPLMNSFSLKDLGSGMGTESRLERSKGESRQDNIHLEPGNSYISNNEENEETEGSEGHPEYMFGDAELDDDDLYSMEHDNQTEEQEYTLPQEAFQLRHEIVDNPSAPEHLQQDKADSPHVSGNEAEVTCLTPIESFSLISISQPLFSPHLPASFFCPIVREMLSYYAEQGDVQMAVSVLIVLGDRIRKEIDDLTQEHWYMSYIDLLQRFELWNVSNEVIKLSTCSAITCLNQTSTTLHINCSNCKRPMSNKGWICDRCHQCASVCAVCHHVVKGLFVWCQGCSHGGHLEHMMNWLKSSAHCPAGCGHLCEYT; encoded by the exons ATGGAGAAAATGTCAAGGGTCACCACAGCTCTTGGCAGCAATGCGATCAGTGGGAGAACCATGTTCTGCCACTTGGACGCGCCGGCTAACGCCATCAGCGTGTGCCGTGATGCCACGCAGGTGGTTGTAGCAGGACGGAACATTTTTAAGATCTACGCACTCGAGGAGGAGCAGTTCGTGGAAAAACTGAATCTCCGTGTTGGCCGCAAACCGTCGCTGAACTTCAGCTGCGCCGATGTCATGTGGCATCAGATGGAGGAGAACCTGCTGGCCACGGCGGCCACCAACGGGGCGGTGGTGACGTGGAATCTGGGAAAACCCTCTCGCAACAAGCAGGACCAGCTGTTTACTGAGCACAAGCGCACCGTCAACAAGGTGTGCTTCCACCCAACAGAGGTTTACATGCTGCTAAGTGGTTCACAGGACGGCTTCATGAAGTGCTTCGACCTGCGCAAGAAGGAGTCTGTGAGCACTTTCTCAG GTCAGTCAGAGAGTGTAAGGGACGTCCAGTTCAGCATGAAGGATTATTTCACATTCGCCGCATCCTTTGAAAATGGCAACGTGCAGCTGTGGGACATTAGACGACCGGACCGCTATGAGAGAATGTTCACTGCTCACACTGGTCCGGTGTTTTGCTGTGACTGGCATCCTGATGACAG GGGTTGGCTGGCAACGGGGGGCAGGGAcaagatggtgaaggtttggGACATGACCACTAACAGAGCCAAGGAGATCTACTGCGTCCAGACGATTGCTTCAGTGGCACGAGTTAAATGGCGACCTGAGAGAAAGTTTCATTTGGCCACCTGTTCCATGATGGTGGACCATAACATCTATGTGTGGGACATCCGCAGACCTTTTATTCCCTTTGCTACCTTTGAGGAACACAAGGATGTGACTACTGGAATTGTGTGGCGACACCAGCATGACCCTCATTTTCTGCTCTCTGGCTCTAAAGACAGTACACTCTACCAGCATATGTTCAAGGATGCCACACGTCCTGTGGACAAGGCTAACCCAGAGGGCCTGTGCTTTGGACTGCTGGGTGACTTGGCTTTTGCAGCCAAGGAGAGTCTAATCACCAGTGATGCCAACAGAAAGCCGTACCCCGGAGGCGACCGCCGCTACCCCATGTTTTTCTTCAAGAAACCCGACCCGACAGAACAGTTTGCACATGTGTCCAGTGCTCTCAGCGTCTTTGAGACGGACTTGGACAGTCACCGCATGGACTGGTTTGTCAAGACGGCACAACTCTACCTCCTGAGCGGGAAGCCGTTTGCTGAGTTATGTGATCACAACGCCAAAGTGGCCCAGGAGCTTAAAAGACCTCAG GTTTCCACTACATGGACAATGTTGAGAATAATGTTCTCGGACCCTGCAAACCTCGCTACGCCCGGTCCCAACCACAACCTCGGTAAACTCGGCACCTTGCCTTTAATGAACAG tttcagtttgaAGGACCTGGGTTCAGGGATGGGTACAGAGAGCAGACTGGAGCGCAGTAAAGGTGAGAGCAGGCAGGACAACATCCACCTGGAGCCTGGGAACTCATACATCAGCAATAATGAAG AAAACGAGGAGACGGAAGGCAGCGAGGGCCATCCTGAGTATATGTTCGGCGACGCCGAGTTGGATGACGACGACCTCTATTCCATGGAGCATGACAACCAAACAG AGGAGCAGGAGTACACGCTGCCCCAGGAGGCCTTCCAGCTGCGCCACGAGATCGTGGATAACCCGTCCGCTCCGGAGCACCTTCAGCAGGACAAGGCCGACTCCCCGCACGTCAGCGGCAACGAGGCCGAAGTCACCTGTTTGACACCCATCGAATCTTTCTCTCTCATCTCCATCTCCCAGCCGCTGTTCAGTCCACATCTGCCCGCCAGCTTCTTCTGCCCCATTGTGCGGGAGATGCTGAGTTACTACGCTGAGCAGGGCGATGTGCAGATGGCCGTGTCGGTGCTTATTGTTCTGGGGGATCGGATTCGCAAAGAGATCGATGACCTTACCCAG GAGCACTGGTACATGTCCTACATAGACCTGCTGCAGCGATTCGAGTTGTGGAACGTGTCCAATGAGGTCATCAAACTGAGCACGTGCAGCGCCATCACTTGCCTGAACCAGACATCAACAACACTGCACATCAACTGCAGCAACTGCAAGCGACCAATGAGCAACAAGGGCTGGATTTGTGACAG GTGCCACCAGTGTGCCAGTGTCTGCGCCGTGTGTCACCATGTGGTGAAGGGACTGTTCGTGTGGTGTCAGGGCTGCAGCCACGGCGGACATCTGGAGCACATGATGAACTGGCTCAAAAGCAGCGCTCACTGCCCTGCCGGCTGCGGTCACCTGTGCGAGTACACCTGA